The following DNA comes from bacterium.
TATTCAAGAGGGTGGTCTGCACTACATTCACTTTTTTTTAATCCGCTATTGATTTATCAAGCTTTTTTAGATTTCCTTTAGCTAAAAAATATCATTCCCAATATCACACTGCGGAACTTGGGCTAACTTTAAGTCGCGCTTAAAAAAACTCGCTTGTTTTAGGATTAGTATATCATTTTTCCCTCACTATTTGCATACAAACAAAAAAGGGTTCCGATATCTTCGGAACCCTATGATTGTCCTTCAAAATTCTTCAAACTTCAAGAAAGTTTTCTAAAACGATGTCTTCCTGGTTCAACTACGACAAATGCCATTCTTAATTCATCTTCAGAATGGGATTGTAGTATCTTTGCAAGTTCTTTATGGACTTCTGATAAAGTAGAGGGCAACATGCGAAGGTAAATTACTCCAGTTCTTAAATCTTTTACGAAAACAAGCCCGCCGAAATCTCTGTCTCTTGTAACAAATATTCTATTTTGTTTTTTGGCTATGTTAAGCAATTCAGAATCCGCTGAGCGCGAACAACCTATATCTGCTGCACAAGTAACATCGTGACCTAACTCCTTAAGAAAACGAGCAGTAATTGCATAAACATCCTGATCCAAAAGGAATTTCACGCCGGCTCCATGATATGAACATCTTCGACCGCTACGATTTCCATTGCATATTTAATGCACGCACGAATATCCTCAATTTTTAAACTTGGGTAGTAATCCTTGATTATTTTTTTAAAAGCAATCCCTTCTCTTACAAGTTCAAGAACATCAAGAACTGGTATTCTTGTGCCAGCTATACATGGTTTCCCAAAATGAATATCTGGATTAATTTCTATTTTTTCATGTTGAATAGACATTTTTACCTCCCTGATTAACAATACAATTTTACCTCTGCATTTATTTTAATTCAATAAGATTTTTTATGGGTAAAAATTATTTGCTTAAATTCTCCAGGTAAGCCTTTGTGAAAATCGCGTCATCGAGTTTGCTTGTTAAAATATCCGAGATTTCGACTATTGTTTTGTTGCCTTTTTCAAACTCATCGACATGTATCTGTTTAACCGCGACATATCTCGCGTTTATCGGGACATACTGCAGGTAATACGACGTCTGCATCAATGTGCCTGAGGATGAATAAGATTCCTCTTTCAGCGGCAGGTAATTGTCTTTGGTAATCCAGTATTTCTTTTTTGGGTAATCCACATCATTGACTATCGCCTTCGCCTCAAATTCATAAACGGGAATTTTGCCGAGTTTAGTTTCGGCCAGCGTTTCATTTCCTTTATCGTCCTTCGCGCCTTCGTAAAGCTCAGTTAGTTTTCTTTTTTCAAAATCATCCGCCTTCGCGTCCGACCCGCCTATGCTTTCGTCGCGGTTTATGTGCTGGAATGTCCTTGTGTTTCTCCTATACATCCAGAAATTGTCTCCGACCCGAAGGTACCCGTTCCCTTTTTCAGCTTCAGGCGCGGTCATTACTATTAAAAACGAATCATCCGAATCCCTGCGGTAATAAAGCATACTGATATTTTTAACGCCCTGCTCCACCTTTTGCTGGGTCAAAACCACCTTTGCCCAGATGTCGCTTGTCATTTCCATGTTGTATTCAAGCTTTTTCAGGAGGTCGTGGATTTTCAAATTTTCCGCGGACGCGGGAACTGATATAAACAATATTAATAACAGTGGTATAAATTTTTTTCGCATAAATCTCCTGTTCTATTAGACGGTTCAAACCGTTTAAACCGTTATTATTCATAATGCCTCAATGCCGATGACGGCGATAATTTTGACGCCCGTCTCGCCGGAAAAAACGCCGTCGCGACAACAATCAATAATATAAAAATAATACTGAATAATACCCCCGCGAATGTCGGTTTAAAATACAGGTGACCGTTAACAAGAAGCATGGACAGGGGATTATCTCTGGTTTCAAAAGTATATTTCGAAAGGATATTCATAATGCCAAAAGCTATCAAAATCCCGATTATAGAAGCGAACAGGGCCAGAAAAAAGGACTCCATAATAAAAGAATTCCTGACATCGTTTTTCTGCATGCCTATGGCCCGGACTGTCCCTATCTCGCGGGTTCGTTCCCTTATTGTCATTCTGAGTGTGTTCACAAGCCCGATTAAAATAATAAAGAAAAGTATGAGGCCCGCGCTCCCTGTAATCAGATTCAAAACATTTTCCATTTTGATTACGTCGCTCGCGCTTTCATACATCGTCCGAACATCAACAATAGTCCCCTTCCATTTCTTTTTGCTTATCTCCTTTAGCTTCTTTTCAAACTCCTCGGAAGTCTTTGTCCTGTCAAGCAGTTCCCATTCGGTCGCAAGCGCCTTGTAAAAAGGATTATTTTTATCCGGCAGGTACGCGCCCTTTAATTTGCCCGCGTGTTCCGGCAGGTTGTCGTAATACGTGTCATAAAACCTTTCCTCCTGCATCAGTACGACGTTTTCACCGCCCATATCTTTACTGTTGAATATGCCGCTTGCAGTATATTTTCTTGTTATGTCCCTGTTCTCAAACTTGTCTTTGTAAGTGAATTCAAACACGCCGCCTGTTTTAATCCCGAATTTATCCGCGATTGCCCTGCTTACCAAAACAGTTTTACTGTAAAATATTTTATCTTTTTCGCCTTC
Coding sequences within:
- a CDS encoding DUF5615 family PIN-like protein codes for the protein MKFLLDQDVYAITARFLKELGHDVTCAADIGCSRSADSELLNIAKKQNRIFVTRDRDFGGLVFVKDLRTGVIYLRMLPSTLSEVHKELAKILQSHSEDELRMAFVVVEPGRHRFRKLS
- a CDS encoding DUF433 domain-containing protein; the protein is MSIQHEKIEINPDIHFGKPCIAGTRIPVLDVLELVREGIAFKKIIKDYYPSLKIEDIRACIKYAMEIVAVEDVHIMEPA
- a CDS encoding outer membrane lipoprotein-sorting protein — protein: MRKKFIPLLLILFISVPASAENLKIHDLLKKLEYNMEMTSDIWAKVVLTQQKVEQGVKNISMLYYRRDSDDSFLIVMTAPEAEKGNGYLRVGDNFWMYRRNTRTFQHINRDESIGGSDAKADDFEKRKLTELYEGAKDDKGNETLAETKLGKIPVYEFEAKAIVNDVDYPKKKYWITKDNYLPLKEESYSSSGTLMQTSYYLQYVPINARYVAVKQIHVDEFEKGNKTIVEISDILTSKLDDAIFTKAYLENLSK
- a CDS encoding FtsX-like permease family protein; amino-acid sequence: MNLIAMISLRNLFRQKRRNILLGTAISVGVTILIIAHAFSNGITDILFNKIVAYVAGHISVNFIEKSNMERQIFRDKERILSAINNNIDSANVREIDEGIGVFCRIVGNKKADSMVIVGIDLSKKLSPESMKEVQESFRMLEGNFEDLSRKDVENPAIISQEKAKYMDVKKGDILRMRFKNIYGNDESARLTIVGIVKNDNIFMQAVMFTELQNIKRLMAYRTYEVPNYVITIRNPKENAIRYADKIHSALRPDIAVLYGDMSFKSKKDAVTILGYKSNDDAKKIVNETIEIVEGEKDKIFYSKTVLVSRAIADKFGIKTGGVFEFTYKDKFENRDITRKYTASGIFNSKDMGGENVVLMQEERFYDTYYDNLPEHAGKLKGAYLPDKNNPFYKALATEWELLDRTKTSEEFEKKLKEISKKKWKGTIVDVRTMYESASDVIKMENVLNLITGSAGLILFFIILIGLVNTLRMTIRERTREIGTVRAIGMQKNDVRNSFIMESFFLALFASIIGILIAFGIMNILSKYTFETRDNPLSMLLVNGHLYFKPTFAGVLFSIIFILLIVVATAFFPARRASKLSPSSALRHYE